The following proteins are co-located in the Bacillus pumilus genome:
- a CDS encoding MerR family transcriptional regulator, with translation MELMTRGELSKRTGISAAAIRYYEENDISPVPIRHSNGYRLYTEDVLLKIEFIKGAKSLGYSLKEIKGIMGMLSDEVNPVTLREIVHHKLEEIEEKIKSLRFMQDLLSNLLKTSDKDIHEYLELFHVTKQDVKGAERK, from the coding sequence ATGGAGCTGATGACAAGAGGAGAACTTTCAAAAAGAACAGGAATAAGCGCTGCTGCCATTCGGTACTATGAAGAAAACGACATTTCACCTGTCCCAATACGCCATTCTAACGGTTATCGATTATATACAGAAGATGTCCTTTTAAAAATTGAATTCATAAAAGGGGCTAAATCGTTAGGTTATTCGTTAAAGGAAATCAAAGGAATCATGGGAATGCTAAGTGATGAGGTGAATCCAGTAACGTTAAGAGAGATCGTCCATCATAAACTTGAAGAGATTGAAGAGAAAATCAAAAGCTTACGTTTCATGCAAGACCTTTTATCTAACCTATTAAAGACTTCTGACAAAGACATACATGAATATCTTGAATTATTTCATGTGACAAAACAGGATGTTAAAGGAGCGGAAAGAAAATGA
- a CDS encoding DUF2651 family protein: MALILFTLPLLYLAWGIIGYLIFKKVYVVLIITFLSSTIFIFAYTGFDISNMYWVGIVTFLCMCTSVITKMIRDMSKRYK, encoded by the coding sequence ATGGCTCTCATCTTATTTACGTTGCCATTATTGTATTTGGCTTGGGGGATTATTGGCTACTTAATCTTTAAGAAAGTTTATGTAGTTCTAATTATCACATTTTTATCCTCAACCATCTTCATATTTGCCTATACTGGGTTCGACATATCAAATATGTATTGGGTAGGGATTGTGACTTTTTTATGCATGTGTACGTCTGTCATAACAAAAATGATACGAGATATGTCAAAACGTTATAAATAA
- a CDS encoding DUF4870 domain-containing protein has protein sequence MRENKILSSLCYFSIFFAPFLFPIIVYFLGQEDVKYHAKKSLWTHLIPYLIFGIGIIGSGLLGMNDIRHAGPFVLATYAVTFLVAIYFFIWNIVKGIKVFSE, from the coding sequence TTGAGAGAAAATAAAATTTTGTCTTCATTATGTTACTTCAGTATATTTTTTGCACCGTTTCTGTTTCCGATTATTGTCTATTTCTTAGGTCAGGAAGATGTGAAATATCATGCGAAAAAATCGTTGTGGACGCATCTGATTCCTTATTTGATTTTTGGTATTGGCATCATCGGTTCAGGTTTACTTGGCATGAACGATATCAGACATGCTGGGCCTTTCGTGCTTGCGACGTATGCTGTGACATTCCTTGTGGCGATCTATTTCTTCATCTGGAACATTGTCAAAGGAATCAAAGTGTTTTCAGAATAA
- a CDS encoding alpha/beta hydrolase fold domain-containing protein: MSVDIYQGERSKESIQFEKWLFSQSNKESFSSIENTKIFLDQKKIENTQPYVIGDDVHFISEVKERTFEGMQVFTLNDQSSPKQKVILYVHGGAWTNQPLNLHWWFMDKMAQSLHAKVVAPLYPKVPHYNYKDTYPKILNFYKEMLETVESPNQLTIMGDSAGGNIALGLAHLLKMEQLAQPKDIILLSACVDMSLSNPLIPEYAEKDPMLARKGMEVISSIWAADKHLTDPLISPIYGDFKGLGKITHFIGTHEALYPDAIKLDKTLTEQGIAINTYVYPEMLHVFVVMPIPEATDAQEKIIQVMNS; this comes from the coding sequence ATGAGTGTAGACATTTATCAAGGCGAACGTTCTAAAGAAAGTATTCAATTTGAAAAATGGTTATTTTCTCAAAGTAATAAAGAGAGTTTTTCTAGTATCGAAAACACCAAAATCTTTCTTGATCAAAAAAAAATCGAAAATACGCAGCCATATGTGATTGGGGATGATGTTCACTTTATTAGTGAGGTAAAGGAGCGAACATTCGAGGGCATGCAAGTCTTTACACTAAATGATCAATCGTCTCCTAAACAAAAAGTGATTTTATATGTACATGGGGGAGCATGGACAAATCAGCCTTTGAATTTGCACTGGTGGTTCATGGACAAAATGGCTCAATCCCTTCATGCGAAGGTGGTGGCACCTCTTTACCCTAAAGTACCCCATTATAACTACAAAGATACGTACCCGAAAATCCTAAACTTTTACAAAGAAATGCTTGAAACGGTTGAAAGCCCTAATCAATTAACGATTATGGGAGATTCAGCTGGCGGAAACATTGCTCTTGGTCTGGCGCACCTCTTAAAGATGGAACAACTCGCGCAACCGAAAGATATCATCTTACTGTCTGCATGTGTTGATATGAGTTTGAGCAATCCACTAATCCCTGAATATGCTGAAAAAGATCCTATGCTGGCTCGTAAAGGAATGGAAGTCATTTCAAGCATATGGGCTGCTGATAAACACCTAACTGACCCATTGATCAGCCCAATTTACGGTGATTTTAAAGGGCTTGGGAAGATCACTCATTTTATTGGCACACATGAAGCTTTATATCCAGATGCGATAAAACTTGATAAAACACTAACCGAACAAGGAATTGCGATCAACACCTACGTTTATCCGGAAATGCTTCATGTGTTTGTTGTCATGCCAATCCCTGAAGCAACAGATGCTCAGGAGAAAATCATTCAGGTTATGAATAGCTAA